CGCGCTGATCGACATGGTAATCGTCGGATCTTCCTCCATCAACTTGCGGCTGATCGTCGATTTCCCTGCCCCGGAGGGAGAGGAGAGGACGATAAGGAGGCCGCGGCGGCGGCGGCTTGGCTGGCTTGGGCTTTCCGTCAGGTCCATGAGCGCCCTTGCCTTGGGCCCAAGCGTGCCGTCAAGTGCCGCCTCTGCTGCACTGCACAAAAAGCTATTGAAACCCATGCTGCATTGCATTATATTGCACTGCAACAAAGGAGCAATGCCGTGGCTGACGAAACGACCATCGCGAAGATCGAAACCAAGGCCGTCGAGGCCGCCGAAGCCGTAAAGGCGCCGGTTCAAGCCGTTGCCGAGAAGGCGAAGGAAGTTGCCGCCAAGCCGGTCCGCAAGGCCAAGGCCGCCGTGGCCAAGCGCCGCGCCGCCAAGTCGGCGACGAAGACCGTCAAGGCCGTGCGCAATTTGAACAAGAAGGCGACCAAGACCGCGACTGCGGCCATCGCCACCCCATTCGAGAGGATCGAAACCATGACCTACGATTTCAACAAGCTTTTCGCCGGCTTCGAGCTGCCGGGCGCCGACCGTTTCCAGGCTCTGTTCGCCGATGCCGGCGCGCGTGGCCAGGAGATCGTCGCCAAGTCGCAGAAGACCGCCGAGGAACTCGCCGAGCTGGCCAAGGCCAATGTCGAGGCGCTGACCGAGTCGGGCAGAATCGCGGCTTCCGGCGCCAGGACGCTTGGCCAGGAATTGCTCGCCAGCGGCCGTGACGGCTTCGAGCAGGCCTCGGGCGCGATGAAGACCCTCGCCGACGCCAAGTCGCCGACCGAATTCATCCAGATCCAGAGCGAGCTGGCTCGCACCAACTTCGACCGCGTCGTGGCCGAAAGTTCCAAGTTCGCGGAAGCGTTCGTGAAGCTGGCCGGCGAAGCCATCCAGCCGATCTCGAACCGCGCGACCCTGAACGCCGAGCGCATCGGCGAACTCGCTGCCTAACATACCCTCCTCCCGTTAAGGCAGCACGGCGGCCGTCCCTCTATGGGTCGGCCGCCTTTTTTACGGCACAATGGGGAGCGAGGAGCCTTGCAGCGCGTTCCCAGCTTGCCATATTTGAGGCGCCCTATGAGCGACCGATTCTGGATTACCGGCCACGTGCCGGGCCGCGAGGACGGCGATGACGGCTTCGAGACCGGTGTCGTCACGCGCACTCGACCCAAGACCAAAAAACCGAGCAATTACAAAGTGCTCATGCTTAACGACGACTACACTCCGATGGAGTTTGTCGTTCTCGTCCTGCAGCGCTATTTTTCGATGGATATCGAGGATGCGACCCGTGTCATGCTCCAGGTCCACCAGCAGGGCGTCGCGGTTTGCGGCGTGTTCACCTACGAGGTCGCAGAGACCAAGGTCGCGCAGGTGATCGACTTCGCGCGAGAGAACCAGCATCCGCTGCAATGCACGTTGGAGAAGGCTTAGCCTTCACTGACCTTGTCCTAGTCACCGCAACCGCTAAAGCGCGGCGATGGACTCCATTCGCATCACCGGCGGCAAGCGCCTAGACGGCAAGATCCCGATTTCGGGTGCCAAGAACAGTGCTCTCACGCTGCTTCCGTGCGCGCTGCTGACAGACGAAAAGCTGACCTTGGGCAATCTGCCGCGGCTCGCCGACGTCGACAGCTTCGGTCACCTTCTTAACGAGCTTGGCGTCTCGACCAAGGTCTCCGGGGCCAAGAAGGGTGACGGCGCCAAGCGGCGAATGACCCTGCAGGCGAGCGATATCGCTGCCACTGTCGCGCCCTACGACATGGTTCGCAAGATGCGCGCCTCGATCCTGGTGCTTGGCCCGATGCTGGCGCGGACCGGCGAATCCACCGTGTCCTTGCCGGGCGGTTGCGCCATCGGCGATCGGCCAATCGATCTTCACTTGAAAGCGCTTGAAGCGATCGGTGCCGAAATTGAGCTGGCAGCCGGCTACGTCAAGGCGAGCGCGCCGAAGGGTCGGCTGACGGGTGGAGACTATAGCTTCCCGGTCGTCTCGGTTGGCGCGACCGAGAACGCCGTCATGGCCTCCGTTCTAGCAAACGGGCGGTCGCAACTGTTCAACGCCGCGCGCGAGCCCGAAATCGTCGACCTGTGCAATCTTTTGGCGGCGATGGGCGCCAAGATCGAAGGCATTGGCAGCTCTCATCTCATCATTGACGGCGTCGAAGGCCTCAATGGGTGCGATTATGACGTTATGCCCGACCGCATCGAGGCGGGAAGCTATGCCTGCGCGGCAGGTATTACGGGAGGCTCGATCGAGCTGGTCGGAGCGAGGCCGGAAGACATGCTCGCGATCACCAACGCGCTGGCGGCGGCCGGGCTGGTTATCGAGATGACCAACGACGGGATGCGAGTAACGGCGGACCGGCCATTGAAGCCTCTTGCCATCTCGACCGCGCCTTACCCTGGCTTTCCGACGGACATGCAGGCACAGTTCATGGCCATGCTGTGCGTCGCCGACGGCCAGAGCTTCCTGGAAGAGACGATCTTCGAAAACCGCTACATGCACGTTCCCGAACTGCGCCGCATGGGCGCCGACATCGAGGTCCATGGGCGGTCGGCAATCGTCAAGGGCCCGGCAAAATTGACTGGCGCGCAGGTCATGGCGACCGACCTTCGCGCATCGATGAGTCTGATCCTGGCCGGACTCGCAGCGGAGGGTGAGACGGAAGTGATGCGAGTCTATCACCTGGACCGCGGCTACGAGCGGCTGGAAGAGAAATTGAGCGCGGTCGGAGCCACCATCGAGCGGGTGAGCGGGGGCTAAAGCTCTTTCGCGAAGCGGTAACTACTGCGCTCCAAGCCATAGCGCTCGTAAAAGGAATGAGCGCGATCGAGCCTGAGGTTGCTCGTGACCTCCATCTTCTCGCAGCCTCGTGCGCGCATGCGCCCTTCTGCCTCGCGTACGAGAGCGGTGCCGATGCCGATTCCACGTGATGTTTCGCCGACAACCAAGGCGACGATCCTTCCGACCGGCCGCGGACGATGGATGGTTGGCATGACATGCCAGTCAAGCATTCCGACCAGCCTGCCTTGATCTTCGGCGACGATCACGGGTTCGCCATTGGCTGCGAGGACGCGCAAACGCTCCGCTACGCCCGATTCATCGACCTTGAATCCAAGCTCGGCAATCAACTCGACAAGCCGGTCGGCGTCGCCCGGCCGGGCATCGCGAACCTCCACCGCAATCAGTCGACCTCGGTAAGCTGGCGCTGGCCGCCGAGCTTGTGGACCCGACCGTGCTTCATCACGAAGCCGACTTTTTCCAGCAGGCGAACGTCCTGGGTCGGGTCGCCATCGACGGCGATGATATCTGCGTCCTTGCCGGCTTCGATGGTGCCGACTCGCGATTCGAGACCGAGCAGTTTCGAGGCATCGACGGTGGCCGAGCGGATAGCCAGAGCAGGGCTCATGCCGTTCTTGGTCATCAACGCGAATTCCTGCGCATTGTCACCGTGCTTGGAGACGCCCGTGTCAGTCCCGAAAGCGATCTTGACGCCTTCGCGGACCGCCCGGGCGAAACTCTTCTCGGCATTGCCGGCGGCCTGCCGTGCCTTTTCGAACTGCGCAGGTGTCAGTGCGCCGCGCTGCCCGTCTGCAAGGGCGGCCGCAGGTGCGAGCAATGTCGGCACATAGTAAGCGCCGGTCTGTTTGTAGAGCCGGAAGGTCTCGTCGTTCGTGAACGTCCCGTGCTCGATCGAGTCGACCCCCGCGCGAAGTGCGCCATTTATTCCGTCCACTCCGTGCGCGTGCGCCGCCACCTTGCGTCCGAAGGTCTTGGCCGTGTTGACGACGGCGCGCATTTCGTCGTCCATCATTTGCTGCGCTAGGCCGCCAGGAACGTTACTGAGGACTCCGCCGGTCGCGGCGAACTTGATGACGTCGGCGCCGGCGCTGATTTGCTCGCGGGTCGCGCGGCGGCAGTCGTCGGCGCCATTGCAGACGTTCGCGGTGGTCGCTGTCGAGGCGAGTTCGCGGTTGCGGCCGTTTCGACCGTCGCCGTGACCGCCGCTGATCGAAATCATGCGCGCGGCGCTCAGGATCGTCGGCCCGGCGAATTGCCCGGCGTTGATTGCATCGCGGAGCGAGGTAATGGTGCGTGGCTCGCCGCCTAGGTCGCGAACTGTGGTGAAGCCCGCGAGCAGCGTTTTGCGGGCGTTGAGAATGCCGGTGTAGGCCTCGTCTTCGTCATCTCGAGTTGATTCGAGGAGCCGCGCCTGCATCCGGTCGTCGAGACCGATGAGGTGGACGTGGCTGTCGATCAGGCCCGGCAAAACGGTTGCATTGCTCAAATCGACCACGCGCGCGCCCGGAACGTCGACGAAGCCGTTCTGGACCGACTCGATGGTCTTGCCGCGTATGACGACGGTCGCGTTCCGGAGTGGCGTCTGGCCCGGCTGCGCGATCAGCGTACCTGCGTGGATTACCGTGACGGTCTCAGCGGGGGACTGGCCAAAGGCAGGGGCGCAGAAAGCGAGCGTCGCGGACGCGAGCAAATATCGAATAGTCATTTTGATCCCCTGAGTGGCTGTCGCCACCATCGAAGCCGGAAATGCCGCGCGGCGCAAGCGGCCTAGAGCGTATCGAGGGCGTGGAGCAGCAGGCCGACGCTGCCGCCAACAAGCGTGCCGTTGATACGGATATACTGGAGGTCGCGGCCGACGGCGCTCTCAAGACGGTCGGTGATGGTTTGGGCGTCCCAGCCGCGCACCGTGTCGCTGACCAGCTTGACGATCGAGCTTCCGTAGCTGGCGGCCATTCCGGCGATGGCGCGGCGCGCGAATTGGTTGATGGCGCCGCGAATCCGCTCATCCTTCTCCAGGCTGGTGCCCATGGATTTCAGGACTTCGCCCAGCTTGCCGGCCATTGCCGCATCGGGATTGCGCGCGGCTTTGATGATCGCTTCACGCCCCTTCTGCCACAACGTATCGATCCACAGCCCCACCGAACGGTTGTCGAGCAGCTGGTTCTTCCATTCCTCGACCCTAGCCCGGGTCTCCGGCTTGGTCTGGAGGTCGTTGGCAAGGTCGGCGAGCGCCTGCTCGATACGCACGCGGACGGGATGGGCCGGATCGGTATGCATCTCGACGGTCAGCTTGCGCAGGCCATCGAGGATGGAGTCGCTCAGCCGGGCGTCGATCCCGGCGAGCTTAAGCACCCAGTTTGTGCGTTTCTTGACCATCTCCCGGATGAGGCTCTCATTCGCGTCGAGCGCGCGCGCGGTCCAGCGGATCGCCGCTTCCAGCATCGGCACGTGGCGTTCCTCGTTGATGGCGGAAGCGAGCGCGTGGCCGAGGAGTGGCGAGACCTCCATGTTGCGGACCCGCCCGGCGATCGACGACTTGACGAGTCCGCCAAGGCGCTCGTCGTCGAGGCCTTCGAAAATGTCGGCGATGAGCCTGCTCGCGCCTTTGCGGATGCGGGTCTCCTCGCCCTGCGGCGCCTGGAGGAAGCGGCCTGCGGCGCCGGCGAGGTCAAGCCGCTTCATGCGGCGGGCGACGACTGGCGCGATAAGGAAGTTTTCCTTTAGAAAGTTCGCCAGCGCCTCGCCGATGCGGTCCTTGTTTCGCGGGATGATAGCGGTGTGGGGGATCGGCAGCCCCAACGGATGTCGAAATAGAGCGGTCACCGCGAACCAGTCGGCCAGCCCGCCGACCATTCCGGCCTCGGCAAAGGCTTTCAACCAGGCCAGCCAGGGATAGGACGGCTCGAGCGAGCGGGCGATGAAATAGGTCGCTGCCATTGCCACGAGCAGGCCGGTCGCGGCGATCTTCATCCCCGCGCGCCGGGCTGGGCGGGGTTGAACCGGGCGAAGGGCGCGACGCTGCTCATCGGCCGCACCCTAACGTCCGGCAGGCGCTTGTCACGCCTGCCGGGGCGTCATTCGGCAGGGACCGGCCCGGCCATCGGCGCATGTTCCTCGCCATTGTCGATGAGCTTGCGGAACCGCGCGCCGACCCATTTCTCAATATCCACCGCAATCGAGAAGTATGCGGGAACGAGAAGTAGCGTCAGCAACGTCGACAACAAAAGGCCGCCGATGACGGTCACGCCCATCGGGGCGCGCCAGCTGCCGTCGCCGGTAAGCGAGAGGGCAATCGGGATCATGCCCGCGACCATTGCGACAGTGGTCATGACGATCGGCTGGGCTCGCTTGTGACCCGCTTCGTAGATGGCCTCATCTTTCTCCATCCCATGATCCATCATCTCGACCGCGAAATCGATCAGCAGGATCGAGTTCTTGGCGACGATCCCGAACAGCATCAGGATGCCGATGAACACGGGTAGCGACAGGGGCTGGCCCGCGATGTGAAGCCCGATTGCGGCACCGAGCGGGGCCAGCAGCAGGGAGCCCATGTTGACGAACGGGGAGAGGAATCGTCGATAGAGCAGGACGAGCACCGCGAACACCAGCATGACCCCGGCAGCCAAGGCCACGAAGAAGTAGAACAATAGCTCAGCCTGCCACTTGCTGTCACCAAGCTCCAGTTTCTGGACGCCTTCAGGCAGGTTCTTGACCGTCGGAAGCTCGTTGATTTTCGGCCAGACGTCGCCCGAAACCAGGCCCGGCGAAAGGTCCGCGCCGACAGCGATGCGCCGCACCTGGTTGGTGCGCTGGACCGCCGACGGACCGGCTCCGAAGCCGATTTCCGCGACAGCCTTCAGCGGGACGGAACCGCCGCTGGACGTTGGAACCGGAAGATTTTCCAGGATACTGAGGTCGCGTCGTGACTCTTCCGACAACGACACGGTGATTGGCACCTGACGGTCGGACAGCGAGAATTTCGCGCTGTTCTGGGCGATATCACCGAGCGTGGCGATGCGGATTGTCTGACTTAGAGCAGTCGTGGTGACGCCAAGGTCGGCCGCGAGGTCGAAGCGCGGCTTGACGATGATTTCCGGACGGACGAGGTCGCCGACGACACGCGGTGCGACGAGCTGCGGCAGCGACTCCATCTCGTCCGCGATCTTGTTGGCGGTCTGCTGGAGCAGAACCGGATCGGGGCTTCCGAGGTAGAGCACCATGTCGCGGCCGCCGCTGCCCGGCCCGCCCCCACCCTGGCTCATAAAGTTAACTTGGGCGTCAGGGATCTGCGCGAGCTTCGGCGCCAAGCTGCGCTCGAACTCGGTCGAGGTCATTTCCCGGTCCTTCTTCAGGACGATGTTGAGGAAGGCGGCGCCGGTAAAGACACGCTGGAAGACCCGGTCGACATCCGGATGGCCTTCGAAAATCTCGGCCGTGCGGTTGGCCAGATCGGAGGCTTGCTGGACGGTGGAGCCGGGCGCCATACCGATCCGCACCCGGCTGAAGTCGAGGTTGAGCGGCGGCTGGAAGGACATCGAAAGGCCCATGAACAGCGCGATCTGAAGGGCGAACGCGCCGAAGCCGACGCCGACCATGGTGATACGGTGGTCTTGCTTCCGGGCAGCCCAGCGCTGGCCCCAATGTTTGTAGAAGTCCGCAAAGGGCGTGCTGAACATGCCCATCACTAGGCCAAGCAGCTTGCCGACAACGATGAAGGCGACGACGCCACCAATGAGAGCGAGGAGCATGTTGAGCCCGCTGGGCAAGATTCCCGCCTTGCCCAGAAGCTGCATGCTGATTCCGACGCCGGCAACGAAGGCGACGGCGCGGATCGCGACCATCAGGCCGCCAAGAATATAATGGTACCAGCGGCCGCGATGATCAGGGATCAGCGCCCTTGCGGCATCGGCTTTCGACGTGTCGAGCGACCATTTGAGAATGCCGAGATACTTGTCCATCGCCGGGCCACTGGCGTGCGCCTGGACGCCATGAGCCTTGAGGAAATACGCAGCGATCAAAGGCGTGATCATTCGCGCCACGAACAGGCTCATCAGCACCGCGATGACGACCGTGTAACCGAAGCTCTGGAAAAACTGTCCCGAGATGCCGGGCATGAGCGCCACGGGCAGGAAGACCGCCACGATCGACATGGTGGTTGCGACGACGGCGAGACCGATCTCGTCAGCGGCGTCCATCGCCGCCTGGTAAGCGGTTTTGCCCATCCGCATGTGGCGCACAATGTTCTCGATCTCGACGATCGCGTCGTCGACCAAAACACCCGCCACCAGGCTCAATGCAAGCAACGAGAGGCCGTTCAGGGTGATGCCCATCAGGTCCATGAAATAGAAAGCGGGAATCGCCGACAGCGGAATGGCGATGGCCGAAATCATCGTCGCCCGGAAATCGCGGAGGAAGAGGAACACGACGAGGACGGCCAGGATCGCGCCTTCGATCAGGCCGTGCATCGCCGAATCATATTGCCCCTTGGTGTAATCGACGCTGTTGTTGATCTCGACGAAGCGGATCCTCGGATCCTCCTTCTCGAGCTTCTTCATCTCTTGCCAGACGGCGTCGTAAACCGTGACTTCGGATGAGCCCTTGGAGCGTGAAACGTTGAAGCTGATGACCTGGCGCCCGTTCATCCGCGCGATCGAGCGCTGCTCTGAATAGGCGTCCTTGACCTCGCCGAGGTCGGCCAGCCTGACGACCCGTCCGCCTGGAACCGCGATCTGCATTTGCGAAAGCGCATAGGCGTCCGGGGCATTGCCCAGGACCCGGACGGCCTGTTCTGAGCCAGCGATTTCCGCCCGGCCACCGCCCGCGTTGAGGTTGGTCTGGCGGATCTGGGCGTTAACCTGCGCGGCACTGATGCCCTGCGCCTGAAGCGCGGCCGGATCGAGAATGACGCGGATGTTTCGCTCGACGCCGCCCTCACGGGCGACTGCGGCGACGCCCTCGACACCGAGCAGCCGGCGCGAAACGGTATTGTCTACGTACCAGCTCAGCTCCTCGAGGCTCATGTCGGTCGTCTCGGCAGCGACGAAGGTGATCGGCTCGCCGGCGATGTCGACCCGGGTCACCTGCGGCTCGAGAATGCCTTCGGGAAGGTCGCTGCGGATCTGCGACAGCGCATTGCGGACGTCATTGACGCCCTGGTCGGTGGGCGTACCGATCTCGAACTGCACGAAGGTCGAGCTGAAGCCTTCGCGAATGCTGGAGTTGATCTCGTCGACGCCGTTGACGCCACGAATCGCCGCTTCGACCTTCTGCGTGATCTGGTTTTCGATTTCGGTCGGGACCGCGCCCGGCTGCGAAATCCCGACTTCAACCGCCGGGAAATCGATGTCCGGATTGTTGTTCACGTCCATGTTCATGAACGCAAACAAGCCGGCCAGGAGAAGGCCGATGAACAGAACGATCGGTGGAACCGGATTCTGGATGCACCAGGACGAGATGTTCCGGAAATTCATGACCTAATCGCCTTCCTGAACGGGCCTCAGCCCGCCTTAACGCTGCAGCGCGGCGGTCGCCGAGATCCGCCGCGGTGTGACTTTCTGCCCAGGGTTGAGGAACGGTCCGGCCGAAACCACGACCTGCTCATTCCCGCTGATCCCGCTGGCGATTGTCACGCCGTTGTCGTCGATGTTGCCGACCTTGACGTTGCGCCGCTCGACCTCGTTCTTGCCGTTGATGATATAGACGTAATTGCCCTTCGAATCGCTGAGCACGGCGCTCTGAGGAAGAAGCGGGGCAGTCGTCGAACCCGAGGTGATCCTGGCTTCCGCGAAGCCTCCCGGCCGGATCGCCGGATCGAACGGAACGGAAATCCGGACTTCGCCAAGGCGGCTTTGCGGATCGATCACCGGAGCGACCTGCCACACCCGGCCGGTGTAGCTGCGATCAGAGCCGACGGGCGTGATCGAAGCGGCCATGCCGGAACGGACGAACGCCAGGTCCTGCTGCGAAAGCTGCGCTCGCATTTCCATGTCGCCGCCGCTCGCAAGGCGGAACAGGGCGCCGCTTCCAGGGCTTACGATCTGGCCGACCTCGACGTTGCGGGCGAGGACCAGGCCGGAGGTCGGCGCGCGAATATCGAGACGGCCGATCTGGGCGCGGGTGGCGCCAAGCTGGGCCTGGGCAACGCGGACGCGGGCTTCGGCAGCGTCACGGGCCGCCTTCTTGCGATCGAGATCCGCCTTGGAGACGAAGCCGCGATTCACCAGCGCGGCGCTGCGATCATATTCGTTCTGGGCAAGGGCGGCATCGGCGCGCGCGGCCTGCACCTGCGCGGCAAGCTGTGCCGCAGTCTGCGACTGGACCGATCGGTCGACGGAGGCGAGAACCTGCCCTTGGCGAACCCAGCTTCCAGCGTCGACATGCACAGCGCGGACAAGGCCGCCTTCGCCAGCCACGCCGACCGGCTGGTCACGGCGGGCGGCGAGCGGGCCGGAAGCGCTGATCACGCGCGCGACGTCGGTTCGCCCGGGGATGGTCACGGATACTGCCGTGGCAGCGCCGCCTCGTCCGCCACCCGGCCCGGCCGCGGGGCCCTTTTCCTCGCCGCCGGTGAAGATGAAATAGGCGATTGCCGCGAGTGCGACCACCGCTGCCGCGATGATGATCCAGCGGCGCCGGCTAGAACGGTCGACGACGATTAGCGTGTCCGACCCCTGCAATCGAGTTTCCTGGTTCATCCTCAGCATCTTTCGTCAGTTTTCCCGCCTTATCCGGCATCCTTCGGGGACTGTATTAGCCGAATAAGCCACCGGCTGCAATAATGCCCAATCGCCGATCCTCCTGCGAATGTAATATGCTTTTCGACCAACGGTAGCTCTTGCTCGGGCACCGGCGGATGGTGTTGGATGCGCCCCGTGGCGCATGGGCCGTCGATTCGACGGTCCGCGAAAGGAGAAACGCATGGGCTATCTCGAAGAGCACGGCTGGATCGCATGGATCATCATTGGCGGGCTTGCGGGCATGATCGCTAAGCTGCTGATGCCTGGCAAGGATCCCGGCGGCTGCATTATAACCGTCCTGCTCGGCGTAGCGGGCGCGCTGCTTGCGGGCTTCCTCGGTCAGGCGCTGGGCCTGGACAGCGCTATGAACGGTGCGGGATTCATCGGCGCAATCGTCGGCGCCTTCGTCATCCTCTTGCTCTATCGATTGATCCTGAAGCGCCGCTAACGCTTTCATTCAGCCCGCAGCCATGGCCCGGCCCTCAGGCTTGGCCCCTATTCGGTGAATGGAGGATCGGTTGAAACATTGGAAAATTGCGCTTGCGGGCGCGCTCATGACGGCGCCGTCCGCACTTACGGCGCAGGCCATCGCCGTCCCTGTTATGTCGGGAACGCGGCTGGACATCAGCGCGAGCGGCGAAGTCACTAGGGTGCCGGACCTCGCAATCATTTCCGCTGGGGTTCAAACGCTCCGGCCGACCGCGACCGCGGCGATCGAAGAGAACGCCGAGCGGATGGAAAGGGTACGGTCGGCGCTGAAGCGGGCGGGCATCGACGACAAGGACATTCAGACCTCCTCGATCAACCTTAATCCGGAATATCGCTATGCGGAGAACCAGCCGCCGACTCTTA
The window above is part of the Sphingomonas sp. HDW15A genome. Proteins encoded here:
- a CDS encoding phasin family protein, giving the protein MADETTIAKIETKAVEAAEAVKAPVQAVAEKAKEVAAKPVRKAKAAVAKRRAAKSATKTVKAVRNLNKKATKTATAAIATPFERIETMTYDFNKLFAGFELPGADRFQALFADAGARGQEIVAKSQKTAEELAELAKANVEALTESGRIAASGARTLGQELLASGRDGFEQASGAMKTLADAKSPTEFIQIQSELARTNFDRVVAESSKFAEAFVKLAGEAIQPISNRATLNAERIGELAA
- the clpS gene encoding ATP-dependent Clp protease adapter ClpS — translated: MSDRFWITGHVPGREDGDDGFETGVVTRTRPKTKKPSNYKVLMLNDDYTPMEFVVLVLQRYFSMDIEDATRVMLQVHQQGVAVCGVFTYEVAETKVAQVIDFARENQHPLQCTLEKA
- the murA gene encoding UDP-N-acetylglucosamine 1-carboxyvinyltransferase encodes the protein MDSIRITGGKRLDGKIPISGAKNSALTLLPCALLTDEKLTLGNLPRLADVDSFGHLLNELGVSTKVSGAKKGDGAKRRMTLQASDIAATVAPYDMVRKMRASILVLGPMLARTGESTVSLPGGCAIGDRPIDLHLKALEAIGAEIELAAGYVKASAPKGRLTGGDYSFPVVSVGATENAVMASVLANGRSQLFNAAREPEIVDLCNLLAAMGAKIEGIGSSHLIIDGVEGLNGCDYDVMPDRIEAGSYACAAGITGGSIELVGARPEDMLAITNALAAAGLVIEMTNDGMRVTADRPLKPLAISTAPYPGFPTDMQAQFMAMLCVADGQSFLEETIFENRYMHVPELRRMGADIEVHGRSAIVKGPAKLTGAQVMATDLRASMSLILAGLAAEGETEVMRVYHLDRGYERLEEKLSAVGATIERVSGG
- a CDS encoding GNAT family N-acetyltransferase; the encoded protein is MEVRDARPGDADRLVELIAELGFKVDESGVAERLRVLAANGEPVIVAEDQGRLVGMLDWHVMPTIHRPRPVGRIVALVVGETSRGIGIGTALVREAEGRMRARGCEKMEVTSNLRLDRAHSFYERYGLERSSYRFAKEL
- a CDS encoding amidohydrolase family protein, with protein sequence MTIRYLLASATLAFCAPAFGQSPAETVTVIHAGTLIAQPGQTPLRNATVVIRGKTIESVQNGFVDVPGARVVDLSNATVLPGLIDSHVHLIGLDDRMQARLLESTRDDEDEAYTGILNARKTLLAGFTTVRDLGGEPRTITSLRDAINAGQFAGPTILSAARMISISGGHGDGRNGRNRELASTATTANVCNGADDCRRATREQISAGADVIKFAATGGVLSNVPGGLAQQMMDDEMRAVVNTAKTFGRKVAAHAHGVDGINGALRAGVDSIEHGTFTNDETFRLYKQTGAYYVPTLLAPAAALADGQRGALTPAQFEKARQAAGNAEKSFARAVREGVKIAFGTDTGVSKHGDNAQEFALMTKNGMSPALAIRSATVDASKLLGLESRVGTIEAGKDADIIAVDGDPTQDVRLLEKVGFVMKHGRVHKLGGQRQLTEVD
- a CDS encoding DUF445 domain-containing protein; the protein is MKIAATGLLVAMAATYFIARSLEPSYPWLAWLKAFAEAGMVGGLADWFAVTALFRHPLGLPIPHTAIIPRNKDRIGEALANFLKENFLIAPVVARRMKRLDLAGAAGRFLQAPQGEETRIRKGASRLIADIFEGLDDERLGGLVKSSIAGRVRNMEVSPLLGHALASAINEERHVPMLEAAIRWTARALDANESLIREMVKKRTNWVLKLAGIDARLSDSILDGLRKLTVEMHTDPAHPVRVRIEQALADLANDLQTKPETRARVEEWKNQLLDNRSVGLWIDTLWQKGREAIIKAARNPDAAMAGKLGEVLKSMGTSLEKDERIRGAINQFARRAIAGMAASYGSSIVKLVSDTVRGWDAQTITDRLESAVGRDLQYIRINGTLVGGSVGLLLHALDTL
- a CDS encoding efflux RND transporter permease subunit; protein product: MNFRNISSWCIQNPVPPIVLFIGLLLAGLFAFMNMDVNNNPDIDFPAVEVGISQPGAVPTEIENQITQKVEAAIRGVNGVDEINSSIREGFSSTFVQFEIGTPTDQGVNDVRNALSQIRSDLPEGILEPQVTRVDIAGEPITFVAAETTDMSLEELSWYVDNTVSRRLLGVEGVAAVAREGGVERNIRVILDPAALQAQGISAAQVNAQIRQTNLNAGGGRAEIAGSEQAVRVLGNAPDAYALSQMQIAVPGGRVVRLADLGEVKDAYSEQRSIARMNGRQVISFNVSRSKGSSEVTVYDAVWQEMKKLEKEDPRIRFVEINNSVDYTKGQYDSAMHGLIEGAILAVLVVFLFLRDFRATMISAIAIPLSAIPAFYFMDLMGITLNGLSLLALSLVAGVLVDDAIVEIENIVRHMRMGKTAYQAAMDAADEIGLAVVATTMSIVAVFLPVALMPGISGQFFQSFGYTVVIAVLMSLFVARMITPLIAAYFLKAHGVQAHASGPAMDKYLGILKWSLDTSKADAARALIPDHRGRWYHYILGGLMVAIRAVAFVAGVGISMQLLGKAGILPSGLNMLLALIGGVVAFIVVGKLLGLVMGMFSTPFADFYKHWGQRWAARKQDHRITMVGVGFGAFALQIALFMGLSMSFQPPLNLDFSRVRIGMAPGSTVQQASDLANRTAEIFEGHPDVDRVFQRVFTGAAFLNIVLKKDREMTSTEFERSLAPKLAQIPDAQVNFMSQGGGGPGSGGRDMVLYLGSPDPVLLQQTANKIADEMESLPQLVAPRVVGDLVRPEIIVKPRFDLAADLGVTTTALSQTIRIATLGDIAQNSAKFSLSDRQVPITVSLSEESRRDLSILENLPVPTSSGGSVPLKAVAEIGFGAGPSAVQRTNQVRRIAVGADLSPGLVSGDVWPKINELPTVKNLPEGVQKLELGDSKWQAELLFYFFVALAAGVMLVFAVLVLLYRRFLSPFVNMGSLLLAPLGAAIGLHIAGQPLSLPVFIGILMLFGIVAKNSILLIDFAVEMMDHGMEKDEAIYEAGHKRAQPIVMTTVAMVAGMIPIALSLTGDGSWRAPMGVTVIGGLLLSTLLTLLLVPAYFSIAVDIEKWVGARFRKLIDNGEEHAPMAGPVPAE
- a CDS encoding efflux RND transporter periplasmic adaptor subunit encodes the protein MNQETRLQGSDTLIVVDRSSRRRWIIIAAAVVALAAIAYFIFTGGEEKGPAAGPGGGRGGAATAVSVTIPGRTDVARVISASGPLAARRDQPVGVAGEGGLVRAVHVDAGSWVRQGQVLASVDRSVQSQTAAQLAAQVQAARADAALAQNEYDRSAALVNRGFVSKADLDRKKAARDAAEARVRVAQAQLGATRAQIGRLDIRAPTSGLVLARNVEVGQIVSPGSGALFRLASGGDMEMRAQLSQQDLAFVRSGMAASITPVGSDRSYTGRVWQVAPVIDPQSRLGEVRISVPFDPAIRPGGFAEARITSGSTTAPLLPQSAVLSDSKGNYVYIINGKNEVERRNVKVGNIDDNGVTIASGISGNEQVVVSAGPFLNPGQKVTPRRISATAALQR
- a CDS encoding GlsB/YeaQ/YmgE family stress response membrane protein; this translates as MGYLEEHGWIAWIIIGGLAGMIAKLLMPGKDPGGCIITVLLGVAGALLAGFLGQALGLDSAMNGAGFIGAIVGAFVILLLYRLILKRR